The following proteins come from a genomic window of Enterobacter chengduensis:
- a CDS encoding co-chaperone YbbN, whose translation MSVQNIVNITEANLQQTLEQSMTKPVLFYFWSERSQHCLQLTPVLESLAAQYNGQFILAKLDCDAEPMVASQFGLRAIPTVYLFQNGQPVDGFQGPQPEEAIRALLDKVLPREEELKAQEGMALMQEGKYDEALPLLKEAWQLSNQNSQIGLLLAETQIALHRSEDAEAVLKTVPLQDQDTRYQGLVAQIELLKQAADTPEIQQLQQQVADNPADAALASQLALQLHQVGRNEEALELLFSHLQKDLAAADGQARKMFQEILAALGTGDALASKYRRQLYALLY comes from the coding sequence ATGTCCGTACAGAATATCGTCAATATCACTGAAGCAAACCTGCAACAGACCCTTGAACAGTCGATGACCAAACCGGTCCTGTTCTACTTCTGGTCTGAACGCAGCCAGCACTGTCTGCAGCTGACGCCGGTGCTGGAAAGCCTTGCCGCCCAGTACAACGGTCAGTTCATTCTTGCGAAACTCGACTGCGACGCCGAGCCGATGGTGGCGTCTCAGTTTGGTCTGCGCGCCATTCCAACCGTCTATCTGTTCCAGAACGGTCAGCCTGTTGACGGCTTCCAGGGGCCGCAGCCGGAAGAGGCTATCCGCGCCCTGCTGGATAAAGTGCTGCCGCGCGAAGAGGAGCTGAAGGCGCAGGAAGGCATGGCGCTGATGCAGGAAGGCAAATACGACGAGGCGCTGCCGCTGCTGAAAGAGGCGTGGCAGCTGTCGAATCAGAACAGCCAGATTGGCCTGCTGCTGGCGGAAACGCAGATCGCCCTGCACCGTTCAGAGGACGCGGAAGCCGTACTCAAGACCGTTCCGCTGCAGGATCAGGACACCCGCTATCAGGGGCTGGTTGCCCAGATTGAGCTGCTGAAGCAGGCGGCGGACACCCCGGAAATTCAGCAGCTGCAGCAGCAGGTTGCCGACAACCCGGCGGACGCCGCGCTGGCAAGCCAGCTGGCGCTGCAGCTGCACCAGGTGGGGCGTAACGAAGAGGCGCTCGAGCTGCTGTTCAGCCATCTGCAAAAAGACCTGGCTGCCGCAGACGGTCAGGCGCGCAAGATGTTCCAGGAGATCCTGGCCGCGCTGGGCACCGGCGACGCGCTGGCGTCGAAGTATCGCCGTCAGCTTTACGCGCTGCTGTACTGA
- a CDS encoding SDR family oxidoreductase, translated as MQKSVLITGCSSGIGLESALELKRQGFRVLAACRKPDDVERMNGLGFTGVLLDMDSPESVERAADEVIALTDNRLYGLFNNAGYGVYGPLDTLSRDTLEKQFSTNFFGVHQLTMRLLPAMLPHGEGRIVMTSSVMGLISTPGRGAYAASKYALEAWSDALRMELRHSGIKVSLIEPGPIRTRFTENVNQTQADKPVENPGIAARFTLGPEAVVAKVRHAFENEHPKMRYPVTLVTHAVGWLKRLLPGRMMDKILHG; from the coding sequence ATGCAAAAATCGGTCTTAATTACAGGATGTTCCAGCGGAATCGGCCTGGAAAGCGCGCTCGAACTGAAGCGCCAGGGGTTTCGGGTGCTGGCGGCCTGCCGCAAACCCGACGATGTCGAACGCATGAACGGGCTGGGCTTTACCGGCGTGCTGCTGGATATGGACTCGCCGGAAAGCGTTGAGCGTGCCGCTGATGAAGTGATTGCGCTGACCGACAATCGTCTGTACGGGCTCTTTAACAATGCCGGCTACGGCGTATATGGCCCGCTGGATACCCTCTCCCGCGACACGCTGGAGAAGCAGTTTTCGACCAACTTCTTCGGCGTCCATCAGCTCACCATGCGCCTGCTCCCCGCGATGCTGCCGCACGGTGAAGGGCGCATCGTGATGACGTCGTCGGTGATGGGGCTGATTTCCACCCCGGGCCGCGGCGCCTACGCCGCCAGCAAATATGCGCTGGAGGCCTGGTCCGACGCCCTGCGCATGGAGCTACGCCACAGCGGCATTAAGGTCAGCCTGATTGAACCCGGCCCGATCCGCACCCGCTTTACCGAAAACGTGAACCAGACGCAGGCGGATAAACCGGTCGAGAACCCCGGCATCGCCGCACGCTTTACCCTCGGGCCCGAGGCGGTGGTGGCCAAAGTGCGCCATGCTTTTGAGAATGAACATCCCAAAATGCGCTATCCGGTGACGCTGGTCACCCACGCCGTAGGCTGGTTAAAACGCCTGCTGCCGGGCCGGATGATGGACAAAATTTTACACGGCTGA
- the tesA gene encoding multifunctional acyl-CoA thioesterase I/protease I/lysophospholipase L1, translating into MNFNTVFRWHLPFLFLILMTFRAAAADTLLVLGDSLSAGYRMAASAAWPALLNDKWQSKTTVVNGSISGDTSQQGLSRLPALLKQHQPRWVLVELGGNDGLRGFQPQQTEQTLRTILQDIKAANAQPLLMQIRLPANYGRRYNEAFSAIYPKLAKEFDIPLLPFFMEEVYLKPQWMQDDGIHPNRDAQPFIADWMATRLAPLVKHDS; encoded by the coding sequence ATGAACTTCAACACTGTTTTCCGCTGGCATTTGCCCTTCCTGTTTTTGATTCTGATGACTTTCCGCGCGGCGGCAGCGGACACGTTACTGGTTCTGGGCGATAGCCTGAGCGCGGGCTATCGCATGGCGGCCAGCGCGGCCTGGCCCGCCCTGCTCAACGACAAATGGCAGAGCAAAACGACGGTAGTCAACGGCAGCATCAGCGGCGATACCTCGCAGCAGGGCCTGTCGCGCCTGCCTGCACTGCTCAAACAGCACCAGCCGCGCTGGGTGCTGGTGGAGCTTGGCGGCAACGATGGATTGCGCGGTTTCCAGCCTCAGCAGACGGAACAGACGCTGCGCACCATTTTGCAGGACATCAAGGCGGCAAACGCCCAGCCGCTGCTGATGCAAATTCGCCTGCCCGCTAACTACGGTCGTCGGTATAATGAAGCCTTTAGCGCGATCTACCCTAAGCTTGCCAAAGAGTTTGATATTCCGCTGCTGCCATTTTTCATGGAGGAGGTCTATCTCAAACCCCAGTGGATGCAAGACGACGGGATCCACCCCAACCGCGATGCGCAGCCGTTTATTGCCGACTGGATGGCAACGCGGCTGGCTCCTTTAGTTAAACATGACTCCTGA